CGCCGAGGCGATGCTCAACGAAGCCGCCCAGGCGGGAGTCCCCATGGCGCTCTACCGGCTCCACGACGTCACGGGGCCGGTCGGCACGGGCGCGGTCAACACCACCACGGAGATCTGCGCGCTGATCCGGTTCATCGCGGACACCGGCATGAGCCCCGACCAGGAGTTTCCCCTGGACCTCCTGCCCGCCGACTGCTTCGCGGGCGCGGTCCGACACATCTCCACGACCCGGCCCGCCAGGGGGCAGGTGTACCACCTCACCAACCCCGAGCCGGCGCTGATGAGTTCACTGGGCGAGTGCCTGCGCGGACAGGGCTACAAGGTCGAGACCGTGCCGTACCGCACCTGGGTGACCGCCCTCGTCGAGTTCGCGGCCGCGCATCCGGCCCACCCGGTGACGCCCTTCGTCCCGCTCTTCGTGGACCGCTGCGCCAGGGCCGACCTCACGGTCAGCGAGATGTACCTGTACGACGTGTTCCCCGCCTTCACCCGGACCAACACCGAGCACGCCCTGGCCGACAGCGGGCTGCGGATCCCGCCGGTGGACCTGCCGATGCTGGACCGCTACGTGGACTTCCTGCTCGCGGAGGGCTACCTGCAGCCGCCGCAGGGACGCAGCGACGGGCCCGGCCGCGTCGCCGACCCCGTCTCCTGGCCCGACCTCGACCTCTCCCATGCCCCCACGACCGGCCCGGTCGCCTTCGGCGCCGACCTCGGCCCCGAGAGCCTGCTGGCCGGCTACCGCGCCGGCGCCTACCCGATCCCCCTCCCCGACCCGTCCGCCCGCGCCGCGGTCCAGCGCGCCAACGCCCCCGAGGCGGCCGCGGGCGGCATCCCGCTGCTGGGACCCGCCGACGCCGGCGACCCCTGGTCCGTGGCCTGGTGGTCCCCCGACCCCCGCCCGGTCCTCGACCCCACCGACGTGCACCTCAGCCACGGCCTCGCCCGCCGACTGCGCCACCGCCTGCCGTGGACGACTACCGCCGACCACGCCTTCGAACGCGTCGTCCGCGCCTGCCGGGCGCGGCGCGAGCCGCTGTGGCTGACCGACGAACTCATCAAGAGCCTGGTCCTGCTGCACGATTCGGGCGCGGCGCACAGCGTCGAGGTGTGGGACGAGGAGGGCGACCTCGTCGGCGGCGTGTTCGGCGTCCGGATCGGACCGGTGTTCAGCATGGACTCGATGTTCAGCTCACTGCCGGGCGCGGGCCAGGTCGCCGTGGCCGACCTCGCGCAGCGGTTCCGTCAGGCGGGCGGGACCCTCCTCGACGCCCAGTGGGACAGCCCCCACGTCCGCGCCCTGGGCGCGGCCCTGCTCCCACGCGAGCGGTATCTCGCCCTGCTCCACGTGCCGGGCCCGGGCGACGCGCCGATCCCGACCGAGGTCGAACCGGTCCGGCGGCTGGCGCCGCGCCGGATCGCCTGAGCCGCGCATCGCAGCTCCGGGAGCGGAGCTGACGAGCCGATCGACGACTCGAGCGCTCAGTCCCCTGCCCCGAAGGCGTCGCCCTCGGACGCCATCAGGCCGCTCTGATAGGCGATCGCGACCGCCTGGGCGCGGTCGCGCGCGTCGATCTTCGCGAGGATCCGCTTCACGTGGGTCTTCACGGTGGACTCGGCGAGCAGGAACTGCCCGGCGATCTGCGCGTTCGAGTGGCCCTCGGCCACCTGCCGGAGCACCTCCCGCTCCCGCGCCGTCAGCCGGGCCAGGCGCGGATCGGTCGGCCCCGGCCGGTCCCGCCCCGGGCCGGCGGCCACGATCTGGCCCACCAGGTCACGGGTCACCGCGGGGTCCAACACCGACTCCCCGGCGGCGAGGGTCTGCACGGCGTCGATGAGACGCTCCGGGGAGGCCCGCTTGAGCAGGAAGCCGGCGGCCCCTGCCCGCAGGGCGCCCCACACGTAGTCGTCGTGGTGGAACGTGGTCAGGACCAGCACTCGGGTGGCCCGCCGCTCCGCCACGATCCGGCGGGTCGCCTCGACCCCGTCGATGCCGGGCATCCGTACGTCCATCAGGACCACGTCCGGCGTCGTCGCCCGGCACAGCTCCACGGCCTGCAGCCCGTCGGCGGCCTCGCCGACCACCTCGATGCCGTCCTCACTGCCCAGGACCAGAGCCACCCCGGCGCGCAGCAGGGCGTCGTCATCGGCGACCACGACTCGGACGGTCACGGGGCCACCGCCGCCGGACTGCCGAGGATCGGGCTGCCCGGGACGCGGATCGGGAGAACGGCGTGCAACCGGAAACCGCCCCACTCGCCGGCGCCGTGTTCCACGCTGCCGCCGAGCTCGCGGACCCGCTCCGCAATGCCGCGCAGGCCACGTCCAGGGACGTAGCCACCGCCCACGCCGACCCCGTCGTCCTGGACCTCCACGTGGACCGCCGCTCCGTCGCACCGGACCGAGACCTCGGCTCGGGAGGCGCGTCCGTGTTTGACCGTGTTGGTCAGGGCCTCCTGGACGATCCGATAGGCCGACAGGTCGAGCGGGCGGGGTGCCTGGTGCACGTCGGGGTCGACCCGTGCGGTCACCCGGATCCCCGCCAGCTCCATCCGCTCGGTCAGCGATGCCAGGTGCGCCAACCCCGGCAGCGTTCCCGGCTCCTCCTGACGCAACAGACCGAGCACCCGGTCCAGCTCCTCCAGGGCCTGACGACCGGTGTGCTCCATCGTGCTCAGCAGGCCCCGGGTCTGCTCCGGGTCCCGGTCGAGCAGCCGGCGGGCGGCACCCGCCTGCACGAGCAGCACGTTGAGGGTGTGCCCGACCAGGTCGTGCAGCTCCCTGGCGATGCGCACCCGCTCCTCGGCGACCACCTGGTCGCGCAGTGCTCGGCGCGCCGCCGCCTGTTCCTCCTGCTTGCGGGCCGAGCCGTATCCGAGCGCCCAGACGAGCAACCAGACGAACAGGACCGCGGCCGGCATCAACTGGTAGGTGCGCGCGACTCCGGAGAAGTACGCGACCATACCGAGCAGCGCGATGACCGGTCCCAGCCTGGCCCAGGCCCGCGTGCCGCGCAGGCCGAGCGAGTACAGGCCGAGCAGGTTCGCGTACGGCGAGACCGGGCTCGGCAGGACGAACAACGCCTCGGCGGACAGAGCCGCAGTCCCGACCAGGTACGCGGCGAGCGGAAACGTCCGGCGGACGGCGAGCGCGGCGGCGATCAACCCGCTCAGCGCGAGTGCCTCGGGCATCCGGTCACCGATCCGGGTCGCCGCACCGAGCCGCTCGGCCACCATCGCGGCCAGGAACGCGGCGGCCGGCGCAACGTCGAGCACCACGGGACCGAGGCGCGCTCGACCTCGGATGACCAGTTGGGCCGACGGTGGCCGAAGTCGCCCGAGGGCAAGGCCGCTGGCCGGGTTCGGCCGACTCATCACAGCTCCATGGGTGGGGCGTCATCGCTGCGCGGCGACTTGATCGAGCCGAGCCTAGCGACCGACGGCCCACTCCACCTTGCCCTGAGAGGGTAGGCAAGTCGTACCCCTGGTGGGGTATTTGAGCGCCCGTCCGTCGGGTTCCCGGCTGCCCGCCTGCTCGGCTCCGCCGCGACAGCCGGCTCCCACCGATACCCCGACCGAGGTACCGGGGCCGCCCCCGACAGGTGGACGCGGTGCGCCAGGACCGGACCGTAACTTTCCCGCCATGACCGCTCCCGTACCCACCAGCAGCCCATCCGCTCACGCCAAAGCCGACCGGGACGGCGGAACCACACGGAAGAAGACCCCACGCCGGTTCCGGATCAGGAGCGGCTGGATCAGCATGACGGTTCTGGCCACGCTGACTGCGGCCTTCTCCGCGCGCTACTTCACCCTCGACCCCAGGCTGTTCCTCGCACAGCAGCGCGCCGTCTACGTCGCGAACCTCGTCCCGCTGCTCCTCCATGTGGGCGGCGGCATCCTGGCCCTCGCACTCGGCCCCTGGCAGTTCGTACCCCGGATCAGAGCGCGGCATCCGATGGCGCACCGGGCGATCGGGCGGATCTATCTGCTCAGCGCCCTGGCAGCCGGGCTCGGAGCCCTCCTGCTGGTCCCGAAGGGGCTCTACTGGCCGGTCGCCCCCCTCGGGTTCGCCGGGCTCGCCACGGCGTTGCTGCTCGCGTCCGGCATGGCCTACGCCACGATCCGGCGCCGGTCGATCACGGAGCATCAGATCTGGATGATCCGGTCCTACTCCCTCATCTTCGCCGCTGTCACTTTCCGCGTCTGGCTGACGCTCTTCTCCAGCGCCGGCCTTTCCTTCCCCACGGCGTACATGAGCGGGGCATGGCTCTCCTGGCTGATCAACCTGCTGGTGGCCCAGCGGTTGATCGTTCGGGTCCGGTCCCATCGGAGCGCCCGGGTATCCGTGCCGGACGCCGGCTCGTGACCTCCGCTGCCCTTGCCGCGGTCGACCAGACCTCGCGAGCGGCCTGTGCCGCGCCACCCGCCGGACGCAGCCGACGTTAGGCCGTCGCATCAACAGGGAGCCCCATCCTCTGGTGATTCGCGCCTGATCAGCGCCCGCGCTCCCGTCGAACGCACAAAAGACCTGCGGCTCCATGATCACTCATGGAGCCGCAGGCCGGATGTGCGCCGCCAGGGACTCGAACCCCGGACCCGCTGATTAAGAGCCGCTCTAGATCATTTCCCGGTAGTACCAACACACTACGGAGTGCACTAATCTAGGCCGATCTGTCCGACTTCGAGGTGCCCGCAAGTCCCGACGCTGCCAACGGGTATCAATCGTGATCGGCGCCGCCGCTCCCACCACGCTCCCACCACCCGGACGCGCGGTCACGGCTACCGGAGCCTGGCATCACAAGCCCCAAGACACTTCAGCCCGAGCCGAGACAGTCCTGGCCCTCGCTCGCCACTGCCGGCACGGGAGGCCATCCAACGGGTCACAGGCCGTGCTGATCGAGCAGCCGCATCAAGTTCCGCTTGCGCTTCTGCCCGGCACGCAGCGCGGCCACGTATACGTCGAACTCCCCCAGTGTGCCGAGGGCTTCATGACAGGCGCGGGCGCTGACCAGCAAACGAAGAATCTGCCGGTACGCCGCCTCGCCCGTTACGGCCGTCAGCGGCTCGACCGCGCGCAGATAGACCTTGAGTGCCTCACCCGGGCGCTGGGCCGACACCAGGTCGGCCAAGGTGAGCCACTGTTGATCCGTGGCCACCCCGGTCGCAGCAACCCAGGCTTCCTCGAGATCCCCGTCGTCCACCAGCGCGTCGATCCACGCGGCGGGCGACCGCCACGGCCTCTCCGCCTGCTTGAGCGCCTCGGCACGCAGCACCTCCAGCGCCGGGCCACGCTCGGCCGGCCAGCAACCATCGGCCTGCGCCGCCCGGCGCAAGCGCTGGTAGGCGGCCAGACTCAGCTCCGCACGCAACCGGTCACGGCGGATTTCCACCGCGAGCTCTGCCCTGCCTGCGGCCTGGTAGCGGTCACACAGGTAGTCGACCAGGCCCGAGTCCACCCTCCCGGCGGGTGCGGCGGAGGAGGCGACCTCGAGGCCTCGGGTCGCCCACTCCAGCGCCTCCCCGGATCGGCCGGCAGCGTCGAGTTCCCGCGCGACCTGCAGATGGGTGGCACCCGTGGGGGCCAGATCGGCCGCGTACACGGCCACGACCGCGTCGACGTCGTCTTCCAAGCGCGCCAGCTGCTGCTTGAGGTGCTTGAGCGTCCAGTCGGACGGGTGACGGTGCCACGCCTCCGTCACCAGGGCGTCCAGTCGCGCCTTGCCCGCCGCACCGAGCACGTCGAAGTAGTCGGTGACGTCAATGTCGAGCAGGTCACCGCCGGGACCGGTCAGGTGCGCGAAAAGCCACTCCGCGGTCTCCTCCGGAGCGGCCTGCGCCGCCCGGCAGGCGTCGAGATGAACCTGGCCCAACTCCTCGACCACGCTGCCCAGCTGCCCCGAGGAGTCGTCCACGCTCTCGTAGGTGGAGGCGAGGCTTCGGAGCGCTTCGCGGGCCACCTCCACCGCCTGCTCGACGTAGTCGGTTTCCAGCAATGAGCCGATCGCCCGGACCGCTTCCGCGACCTGCTCGGCGTAGGCGTCCGCATCCGCGTACTCCACGAAGCCGTACTGGCTGAACGGAGAGGCGTCCAACAGCGCACGAATGCGCACACGCATCGCGTCTACGTCGGCGCTGTCCGCAGCCGCACGCAACTCCAGCCGACGGCGTAGCGCCCGGTCCTGGGCAACCTGTTCCCGGACCAGTGCCAGCAGTTCTCCTTGGCTGCGGGCCTCCAGCCACTCGTCCAGATCTCGACGGCCGCGCTCCGCCTCAGCCCGCTGCCCCGGAACGGCGGCGGCCCGACTCAGCAGCACCAGCCCCACCGCGACACAGTGCTTGCAGAAATGGCCCTCGCGACCGTACGGGCAACTGCACTCACCCCTCAATCCGCCGCCCCGACCGGTACCCAGTTCGACCCGGTAGGCACTGCCGCCGTGGACGGTAGCCGTGGCCCCGGCCTCCAGCACCTCCAACCCTGAGACGGCACCCGTGTACTCCAGGCCCCGCTCGAAGGACCGGACCCCCGCTGCATCCCGCAGCTGCGCCTCCGAGAAGCCCACCCCACTCATGGACATCAGCCTCACGCTCCACAGCAACCATCAGCGGATTCGCCCTCCCGGCACCGCCGACGACCAGTATCCCAACGACTGCGTCCGACGCCGTCCGTTCGACGTGACGTGTGGGCCGAGGGGGCGGTGGGGCGCGGCGGCGAGCCGTCTGGCCGCGTCGAAGCCGGGCAACGCATGAGAGCCAGCCGCACGCATATGGTGGAGGTACCATAACCCTATGGCACTGAAGAAGACCACCGTCATGGTGGACGAACAGGATCTGGCGCTGATCAAAGCGGCAGCAGAGCGTGAGGGCCGCCCCGAATCGGAGTACTTCCGCGAGGCCTTCCACCTCGCCGCACTCCGCACCCAGCGCTGGGACGAGGACTGGGACATCCCCCGTCTCGACTTCGGCCACCCCGTAAGCGCAGAGGAAATCCACGAGACCGTGTCCGACGCAGTGTCGGACCACAAGTGATCGTCATCGGCGACACCTCCGGCCTGGTCGCAGCGCTGAACGTCGCCGACCCCGAACACGAGGCTGCTCGGACCGCTCTGCGCGAAGCCGCCCTCACCGTGGTCTCCCCACTCGTTCTCCTGGAGATCGAGCACATCACCACGCGCAACGTCAGCCGCCAGGCCGCCCTCTCGGTCAACAACTGGCTGCTCAGCCAGGCACAGACGGGCCGGGTGGCCGTTCCCGGCCTGTCCGCCGACGCCCTGCGCAAGGCCCACAAAGTGCAGGACCGCTACGCAGGCCTGCGGCTGGACCTGACCGACGCCGTCAACGTCGTCCTCGCCGAACAATTCGACACCGAGTCCATCCTCACCCTGGACCGCCGAGACTTCCGCGCCCTCATGCCGCTGACCGGGAAATACGGCTTCCGTCTACTCCCCGACGATCGGTGACGTGAGTGACGGCGCCCGTGTCGCCTCCGAGATCAAGAGCCACACGAACCGCTTGCTCGAAGGAGTCAGCGGTACGCAGCGCCCAGACCGCGGAGCCAAGACAGGGCCAAAGACCGGCAGCCAAACACAACAACCTGATCAGCGCAGGGGCGGGTCGGCGGGGGCTACGGTG
This genomic interval from Streptacidiphilus rugosus AM-16 contains the following:
- a CDS encoding response regulator → MTVRVVVADDDALLRAGVALVLGSEDGIEVVGEAADGLQAVELCRATTPDVVLMDVRMPGIDGVEATRRIVAERRATRVLVLTTFHHDDYVWGALRAGAAGFLLKRASPERLIDAVQTLAAGESVLDPAVTRDLVGQIVAAGPGRDRPGPTDPRLARLTAREREVLRQVAEGHSNAQIAGQFLLAESTVKTHVKRILAKIDARDRAQAVAIAYQSGLMASEGDAFGAGD
- a CDS encoding sensor histidine kinase, with translation MVLDVAPAAAFLAAMVAERLGAATRIGDRMPEALALSGLIAAALAVRRTFPLAAYLVGTAALSAEALFVLPSPVSPYANLLGLYSLGLRGTRAWARLGPVIALLGMVAYFSGVARTYQLMPAAVLFVWLLVWALGYGSARKQEEQAAARRALRDQVVAEERVRIARELHDLVGHTLNVLLVQAGAARRLLDRDPEQTRGLLSTMEHTGRQALEELDRVLGLLRQEEPGTLPGLAHLASLTERMELAGIRVTARVDPDVHQAPRPLDLSAYRIVQEALTNTVKHGRASRAEVSVRCDGAAVHVEVQDDGVGVGGGYVPGRGLRGIAERVRELGGSVEHGAGEWGGFRLHAVLPIRVPGSPILGSPAAVAP
- a CDS encoding DUF2306 domain-containing protein, with the protein product MTVLATLTAAFSARYFTLDPRLFLAQQRAVYVANLVPLLLHVGGGILALALGPWQFVPRIRARHPMAHRAIGRIYLLSALAAGLGALLLVPKGLYWPVAPLGFAGLATALLLASGMAYATIRRRSITEHQIWMIRSYSLIFAAVTFRVWLTLFSSAGLSFPTAYMSGAWLSWLINLLVAQRLIVRVRSHRSARVSVPDAGS
- a CDS encoding SWIM zinc finger family protein, translating into MSGVGFSEAQLRDAAGVRSFERGLEYTGAVSGLEVLEAGATATVHGGSAYRVELGTGRGGGLRGECSCPYGREGHFCKHCVAVGLVLLSRAAAVPGQRAEAERGRRDLDEWLEARSQGELLALVREQVAQDRALRRRLELRAAADSADVDAMRVRIRALLDASPFSQYGFVEYADADAYAEQVAEAVRAIGSLLETDYVEQAVEVAREALRSLASTYESVDDSSGQLGSVVEELGQVHLDACRAAQAAPEETAEWLFAHLTGPGGDLLDIDVTDYFDVLGAAGKARLDALVTEAWHRHPSDWTLKHLKQQLARLEDDVDAVVAVYAADLAPTGATHLQVARELDAAGRSGEALEWATRGLEVASSAAPAGRVDSGLVDYLCDRYQAAGRAELAVEIRRDRLRAELSLAAYQRLRRAAQADGCWPAERGPALEVLRAEALKQAERPWRSPAAWIDALVDDGDLEEAWVAATGVATDQQWLTLADLVSAQRPGEALKVYLRAVEPLTAVTGEAAYRQILRLLVSARACHEALGTLGEFDVYVAALRAGQKRKRNLMRLLDQHGL
- a CDS encoding ribbon-helix-helix protein, CopG family, encoding MALKKTTVMVDEQDLALIKAAAEREGRPESEYFREAFHLAALRTQRWDEDWDIPRLDFGHPVSAEEIHETVSDAVSDHK
- a CDS encoding PIN domain-containing protein is translated as MIVIGDTSGLVAALNVADPEHEAARTALREAALTVVSPLVLLEIEHITTRNVSRQAALSVNNWLLSQAQTGRVAVPGLSADALRKAHKVQDRYAGLRLDLTDAVNVVLAEQFDTESILTLDRRDFRALMPLTGKYGFRLLPDDR